Within Solea solea chromosome 1, fSolSol10.1, whole genome shotgun sequence, the genomic segment acacacacacacacacacacgtttacatgTTGTATTTAGTACTGATGTTGCTAATCACATGCTGTCCCGCTCAAATGTCAAGTATCCAGTTTGAATTCATCTTTATTGTGTtgatattgtgtatatatacactttgACCATTAGGAAtccaaatatatacagtactgtgcagaagtcttaggccaccattagatttgttgttttagcaatgctataacgaAAATAGAGGatcattatttctattttgttgtttattttgttgtttttttgttgttaaaaaaaacatcctctacaggtgtcaagtatttacCTGTTTAAGTACCCTTACACTctaacaataacacagctctgttaatactgaagtggaaccttaattaatgttactggtaaatcctgtgtttgttctactatttcatttaaagaaatatctgctgtaaaaaaggtctattacgccaggtttattcaagtcatgcttgagcattacatacacgttgcatgagttaaactcattgacgctaatatataagagcagctttaagtcgcatcacttcattccaaattccaatgatcacagaatttgatagacagaaaaaaaacaacagagctggtagtgcctgaaacttttgcacagtactgtatactTCATATACAAATGGAGATGGAATGATGATCAAACTCACATGGGCTCTGGATTGCGTTTGAGTCCCAGTTTATGCCAAGCTTCCTCAGGTGTCAGATGAGGAGTCTCCTCCACATCCAGCTCAtgactgaacacacaacactgagTCAAGACTAAACCAGGActgcaacaatgaatcaatAATGCATTACTAAATCATTTGTcacttattttcataatctccACACCCCAACATGCATGAGGGGTTCTGAGTGTTTGCTCTCCCCTGTGAATATGAACATCACCTGCGTTTGATTTTAGCGTGTCCTCCTCCTGGTGGTTTgtccccatcatcatcatcatcatcatcgtcatcttctCTGTTTGACATCTTATTTGCTGAGCCTCGCTGTTTGTCATGGCTGCCAGTAGCTTGCTGGGAACCTGAGCCCAAACATGGTATCACAGATATTTAGTAAATAAAAGACTCATTCATGAGTAGATTTGCATGATCCCACATGTATTATTAATTCAAACTAGAGGTCCAAGATAAGATGCATGAATCCATGAATCACACAATATCTGTGACATGAAATAAGCTTTTTGTGGCGTCAAAGTTGTGTTTTGCAACGCAGGAAACattgtcagtaaaaaaaagtgaaaaactaAAATTATAAATAAGACAAATCATGAGCTCCTCAAATGACTGGGAAGATATAGGCTCCGCCTTGTGGCACATCGAAATAAATCACTAGAACTAAACCCCTAAAGCACTTTTTCAGGTGtaagtgtatatgtgtatgtagtAATGCTATtcgttgatccaggtgcaaatcttcacagctGTAGTCAGAACTCAGAATGTCCGAGGTCACGGGGTGTCCCGACGAGGGAGAGGCTCCTGAACTAGGACTTCCAACTCTGAGCAACCTCATCAAACCCAGAGTGAgaattccaagatggctgccaccaaACAAACAGCTTCTTTTACCATTAATAGCACTTCACAGTAAATCTCTCATACACagtgttatttcatttttaacagtaGAAAAGTTGCTATGCTGTTGTGCGGAGAACGCCATGTATGTAAACTGTGGCTAATGTAAGAGGGAAATAGTGATGGCTGAACACAAATGTCCTGGTTGTTCAGCAAAGAATAATAATCACTTTGACTGAAAGTCAATTTAGTGTTACTTCAGATTGTGTATTTGTTGCAGTTAACTTGCTGTACCGGTTGTTGTCACTAGAGGGCACTGTAACAGCAGAACAAGGTGAGATGACGGAGCGAGaagggggagagtgagtgatgatTTTGGGGATGGTTGTTGATACTGAGCTGGTTTTGCATTAAGTTATGAGCCTGCAACTACACTAACAAGagataaaaagacatttctgtTTCACTCCCAGTTCCCAAATTCAATGCAAATGAGATGCAGCGTCACTGGtacacacttttattattttattttatactccTCCCCCTTTGTCCACCTCTCAGACCGTGGGATGTGAGCTCTACCTACTGAGCATTTCGTTATGCTTGCGCCTCACAttagaggattaaaaaaaagaccacagacacaacaaacttgtAAATGATTttgagaaagcacagacgagacgatccagtcaagatgcaggaccacacacttggcgcCTATTCAAACGCTTTCAGGGAGAAATGTGCATCTTCAGATTCTAAACAGATATGGAGGTGAACGGTCGCCGTCATCACGGTGAACAAGCTCTCATTGGTTATAgcagggttctgctcacgccccaatcgccaatgtttaatgtttaatacgAATTCAAATCGGGACAACTCTGATGGGTCCGGTGACCTTAAAATTGCAtctgttaacccctcacactATAGgacacagctgcaaacaggccacgccccctacaCTGATCCTCACTCAGCTTTTTTTCAAATCAGGCATTGGGTGAAGTTAGCCTCAGAAGAGAATGTGAGCAAAGAGATGAACATTacagcttttacttccaggtatttacatctggatctgataaaCTTACAAGATGGCACCTTTAGTTTGAACCCATCCCATTTGtcatgtgagcaaaagtattggaacatgtgactgacaggtgtgttgtgttgcccaGGTGTGTCATATTACATTctttattcaaacaataaatagcACTGAATGTCTACGCTCAGTATCAGATCGGGTAGGACATGTTTTGCATGCAGACCGCATTTAAAAGTGGAACCAACATGAAAACCAAAGAGCTGTCTACGGgtgaaaaacaagagagaagaTGGGAAATCGATCAGAGACCAGCCAAATATTAGCCATAGCCAGTACAAGCATTTGGAATgtcctgaagaagaaagaaaccactGGTGTACTAAGCAACACATGTCCAACAGGTAGACCAAGGAAAACCTCAGAAACATTGTGAGAGCTGTAAAGAAAGAGCCTAAAACAACTGTTAGTGACATCAGCAACAACCTCCAGAGAGCAGGAGTGAAGGTATCACAGAAGACTtcatgaacaaacacacagaggctaCACCAGAAGATACAAACTACTCATTAGCATGAAGAATAGGAAGACCAGGCTGGAATTTGCCAAAAAGTACAGAGACGAGCCTCAAACATTCTGGGACAAAGTTTTATGGACTGATGAGACAAAGATGAACTTTTACCAAAGTGATGGAAAGACTCCCAAACAGTCAAGCTCATCTGTGAAACACGGTGGAGGTCATGTCATGATGGCTTCTTCTGAGATGGGCTCATTCATCTTCATTGATGATGTAACACATGAtggcagcagcaacatgaaCTCAGAAGTCTACAGAAACATTTGTCTGCCAATTtaaagagagagtgggagatCCTTCACCATGCAGCGAGATaacgacacacacaccaagGAGTTCATCACAAGGTCTTAGACTGGCCAAGTCACTGTCCACACTTAAGCCCTATAGAGCTGCATCTGACCTGCTAAAGAGGAGACTGAAGGGAATACagccccaaaacaaacaacaactgaaaGAGGCTGCAGTGAAAGCCTGGAAGAGCATCACGGCAGAAGAATGCAAAGGTTTGGTGATGTCAGTGAGTCACAGGCTTGATGCACTTATTGAAATCTAAGGATTTGCAACTAAATATTAAGTCTTATTCACTTTAATCCTTTTTAAGTCTgtctgttccaatacttttgctcacatgaaaaatgttgCGATCCGTTACAAATAATGCCATGAAATATTCATCTCGTGTCTCATATTcttcttttgatgtcaaacccaaatgtgttCATTCTACGGCAGAAATAAAGGagttggcctcactgttccaaaaCGACAGGAGGGcactgtaaacacagcacatatCTGTCATTATCTGTCTCCACCTCAAACCTCAATGCTGTGTTACCCTTTAACAACAAAAGCAGTGCAGAGAGTGATTTTGATTGCAATGTGTCATAGTCAGAAGTCGACGACTGCTGAAATATTACCACTAATCTGTTCAACCACCTTTCAAGAAGGCATCTGAATGCATCTGAATTCTTATGACATCCCAAAACTATACTTTAATACTACAGAGCATGAAGAAcagagttattattattacctgtaTGTTTGGCTGTGTTCTGTGGGACGTTATCTGTGGGTTGTTTGCAATCCTTCTCACCATCAGACGGAGAAtcagagcagcagagctgtTCCTCTGACTGCTCTGTGACATCAGCCACACTCATGTGTTTCTCTGAGTCCGTCACAGAGCTTCCAACTGCTTCTAATGTGCAGCTCTGTTCAAACTGGCCTTTCAAAACCTCAACGtcatcttcttctctgttttggcTCTCAGCTCCAGTCTGTCCATCATTCCATTCCACTGAGCCTCTGTCCGTCACTCCTGCAGCTGTTTCTCCACCAGTGTTCCCAGTACAGACAGACTGGTCAGTGGTCCAGCCCTGTGCAGCCCAGTAACAGTACTGCTCCCAGTAGGAGTAGTACATGTCTGCAGCATGTTTGTCCCACTCTGCTTTAGTTTCCGTGTTGTCCCATGGAGCAGTGGCTGTTGCTTGATCATCCGCCAACAGCAGCTCTGTCTCTGGGTGTTTATTCAGCCAGCTGCTCCACAGAAGAGCTTCACCCTGTTGAGCTTCAgtgcaaacacagcaaacagagagaaaatgcaACAGCAGGAGCACTGAATGGTTTGATCGGACTCATTTTCATCACTGCCGATATAATACTCCGTTTCATGTCCTCCTGCTTACCCCAGTAGGTTTCCCAGGCATTACTGTGGTTCCCTGctacttcttcttcctccagtgGATCAGACTCTTCTTGCTTTTTGGctggaaaaaacaaatcagagatTGCCTTCTTACAAAGAATCTATTGCAGTGGTGCTACTGATGTCTAATATCTGTGGAAGGAGGTTACAAAGCAGAAGATCATGTTGATATAAACTGCAGCTTCACAACCTAACTCACTTAATACATAACTATGAGGAATGTGACTAGGCTGCTTGGTTGAATATTCTCTAATCTCATGATAATCCTTCTGTTTAGACATATTTGTCATGTACATGAATAAGTGAAGTGATTCACCTTTGCTGTTGTCCTGCATCTGTTTGTCatctttctcctcttcatctGGATCTTCAGAGTAAGTGTCAGTCTTCCTCTGTGACCTTCTGCCCTGTCACATGAACAAGAACCAGCTCATTCAGCAGCAACAGACACAGGTCACGATCAAGTTCTCTTGattattttcagtcacacttgtGTTCACACCTGTGGCCAATTTAGAATCGCCAATGCAATGCAACGATGAATCCTTAAGTTAAtaaggctgggcgatatggcttataaataatatctgggtGTTTTTAGTCACAATCCtgatatatgtggatataaagctgcacacagctGGTTTCTCCGGAATATCTAACTTTAtaatctgtattacatgatcttacACTTATTACTAATATGTTCTGGTTCATTTCCTCCACAAAAccaagaaatcattgaaacgaATACTTGTGAGACTTACATTTAAGAACAcataattttgaggtttgggaaacactgatctttCTCAGCATtatctgacatttcatggaccaaacgactCAGAAAAACTAATCGTCAGATTATtgaattgtgaaaataatcattagttgcagccctaatctgcAATGGACCTACTaacaatctgcatgtctttagaTGGTGGGAAGAAGCTATAGTATGTTCTACCCACATATACTGTGGGTAGAACACGAACTGCAAACACAAAGGACAGGATTTGAACTAGGAAGATTCCTAGTTCCTCCTTACTGTGAGGAAATGGTGCTAAGCAGGATATTTCAGATCCAGTGAAACAGTAATAACAGCACATGCAGGTTGGACTTACTGCTCTCTTAAGGTCAGAGGAGCAGACGAAGGCTAGAGGCAGACCCATGCTGACCATCAGTTGAGCCTCTTCAtccagcacctcctcctcctcctcctcctcctcctcctcactggaTTCTGTAAGTATTACACATTGCTGTTACTGGTCTAgggcagtggtcagcaactggtggcccACAGGCCAAAACCTGCAACCAGGTTGCCAGGTagatattaaaaatacattttaattacaataaattgaaattgaaaacagTCTTTGGCAAAttcaagttacttttttttaaaccaacaccTCTCttaaatttgccattttttgCCCAATGAAGATACGACTTTTTGGCCCAGTATTTAATTGACCCCATTGACTTCACCCCATTGACGCAaaaagcctctggcggcctctgctggtcaaattggcaagtgtggaaacacaaacaaatagacagacagacacaaaataTTGGCCCTAGGCCAAAGTTACTTGCcgacccctgacctctgacccctggtCTACGCTGTAACATGACATCTTATGGTGAAACTGCATTTTGGGACAACACTCCTGAAAGTGCATTGGGACTACGGTGGCCTACAAAAAATGttggatttattatttttgtaatgagcttccacttcaaaatacACACTCTGAATGGTttgttgtagaaacatggcagcacaggACAGTGTGGCCTCTGTCAGTACCCGATCTGTACCTGGAGCACAATCAGTTCTGCACGTGCATCGTAGCAGATGATACTACTACGCAGTAAAGtctatttaaatttttaaaaaatgccagggtttcttttgtttttcgtGCTCACACTGTGTCCCACTGCTATCTTTACTAAATACTCATGTGACCATGATGCCCTGACATACCACGCCTTATTGACCTCACTCAGTTCTACCATGAATAAACATGgacatacactgcctggccaaaaaaaagtcaccacctggatttaactaagcaaataggtaagagCCTCCTGCATGGGCGAGTATCTTTCAGCTGGCAACAAGTTATTTAACCCCAACTGATACAATGAGCAGCTTCTCATTTCTTAAACAACCATGtcgaaaaacacatcacatggtCGTGCAAAAGATGTTACATTACAGAAACTACTAAAATTGGGTTAAGAACTGTCCATCGCATTATTAACAACTGGAAGGATAGTGGGGAACCATCATCTTTGAGGAAGAAATGTGGTCGGAGAAAAATCCGAACTGATCGTGCTCGGCGATAACCCTAACAACAACAGTAGAAATCAGGAAAAAAATCGTAAAAACAGCCTTTCAGCCATTCtcatctctgttctctctcGTCTCTTATCAAATATGAACCTTGTATTTCTTAAATCTCCCACAACATTTGGCATAAAGTCTCGCACATGCACGGAGTGGATAGGGCAGTGGTGTAAAAGaggtttaatacatttaataaatttaAAGCCAAATGTATTAAAAGCCCTAATATTAATATGACTTCAGAattactttaaaattaaaatagtttggttttcatggacttcaaataaacattttatatgtacagtacatgaggTAATAAAGCAACACTTATGACTGATCAAAACTTGACATGATCAAAAGTAACACGTGATTTTGAGATGATGACAAACAAACCGTGGACCGCAGTGTGAATCAGTGCAGAGGACAGCAGTCTGTTGTCAGAGCGGTAAAGCTCCCGGTCCctagacacaagaacacaacacaaacacaacatggcaTGAACATTTCCTGTCACCATTAACCTGAACAAAACAATAGTGATTCATGATATTACTGGAACAACTGGAAGgataattgtaattgtaattcaTAGATTGTAAACTAATATGCAGCTTTAGTATAGTTAATATACAACCCCTGGCAACAATTATGGAATCACCAGTCTTGGAGGATGTTCATTCAGTTGTTTAATTTTGTAGAAGAAAAGCAGATCACAGACATGAAACAAAACTAAAGTAATTTCAAATGGCAACTTTCTGGcttaaagaaaaactaaaagaaatcaagaaaaaaaattgtggtAGTCAGTAACAGTTACTTTTTTAGAACAAGCAGAGTTCAACAATTATAGAATCACTCAATTCTGAGGAAATTTTTGCCAGGGGTTGTAGACCTCTAACTTAACTTTCTGCTCACAATCACCAGACAATGTGCACAAATCATTGGCAgaacaaacactttgtttacattttgtgaACATTGCCCTGCCTCTCTCTGTTGGCACAACTGTCTTTAGGCATGTGGAAGTTGCTCATTTAGTGATTATCTGTTGCATTTctactgcactgcactgtgatCCATATTAGAAATTGAATTTCATATGACTTGTGCTGTTCCCACacaagacagaaacacaatgtaagccacacagagagggagagagagagagagagagagagagagagagagagagagagagagagagagagaaatcagaGATACTCACTGGACGAAGGCTCTGGAGCAGAGACAGTGAACggtctcctcctgctcctcagcGTCTTCACAGCTCTGCTTCCTTCTGCTGAACAACAGCTCCGCCACCACCGTCACTCTGCTCCTCTCAAGCATCAtgacgagacgagacgagacgagacgagacgagcCTCAAACACACGCTGGACAGTTCAACTATGAACCCGGAGCAGCATGGATGCGCTTCTTCACAACACTTCCGCGGCGACTCcgtcctttcaaaataaaggcatgGTGTTGTCGTAACAACCGCTGAGGAAATATCAGATCTCAGAGACTGAAAACCTTGATGGAAGGACTCATCTTTTTCTGCAGAAATTCAGGGATTTTCTTTTATGATTTGACTAAAATctggatttaaataaataaacgataTTGTAACGCTGGGTAGTGTAGTGGGTCATTGGCTACAGTTGTGCTCCTCTTCGTTATTCTCCACCACCCAGTTACACAGCAACGATACTCTTATACACTATATGTCTTATATTAACATATGACATCGGGCATGCagggttttatttaaatttcccATTAATGtcacaactttattttattacatggGCCAGCTTTGTATTActttagtttattttctttgtttctttgtttctttgtttctttctatGTAACCtgcgcttttattttgaagagtgTAACAGTTCTCTGAATGCGTAAAGAGTGTATGGCTGCATGTATTTTCCATGAGTGGAACAAAACATGTATGGGTCTCGGTGTTTCCCCGGACTCTGAAACGCAACACTGGAGTGTGTCGCGCTCAAACCGCTCCGGGGGAAGTTGGTAGCCAGCAGGTTTGTGCGTATGTTTATTTGAGGTGATGCAACATTATATTAATAGCGGTGCGTTGTTGTAATGTCTTGGCAGATGTACTGACTGTGGGACGTGAGGTTTTCTGTGGTTGGTGTCGCTGTCGTTGACATTTTATCGTCACGCTCCTTCCCTCAGTTAGCTGGCGCTGTTACTTGGACCCGCTTCCTCTTTCTCATTAGTCTCTCTCACGTCGTAAAGTCACTCTAGACATTAATGAAACCACAGATAACATGCGACAACTCTAACAGACCAGACTAGATGTCGTGACTCGTGAGTTATACTTTTAAATTC encodes:
- the tgs1 gene encoding trimethylguanosine synthase isoform X1, which codes for MMLERSRVTVVAELLFSRRKQSCEDAEEQEETVHCLCSRAFVQDRELYRSDNRLLSSALIHTAVHESSEEEEEEEEEEVLDEEAQLMVSMGLPLAFVCSSDLKRAGRRSQRKTDTYSEDPDEEEKDDKQMQDNSKAKKQEESDPLEEEEVAGNHSNAWETYWAQQGEALLWSSWLNKHPETELLLADDQATATAPWDNTETKAEWDKHAADMYYSYWEQYCYWAAQGWTTDQSVCTGNTGGETAAGVTDRGSVEWNDGQTGAESQNREEDDVEVLKGQFEQSCTLEAVGSSVTDSEKHMSVADVTEQSEEQLCCSDSPSDGEKDCKQPTDNVPQNTAKHTGSQQATGSHDKQRGSANKMSNREDDDDDDDDDGDKPPGGGHAKIKRSPGLVLTQCCVFSHELDVEETPHLTPEEAWHKLGLKRNPEPMFDSVLSFKDSAGPKRQRWTKRLTHKINKHTHFSDDTHSPACSTLVKVQDFLRKSQAETQVSPCDQTETTERTSQEPEDTLLYVRQKETESAERGGEEAVEEESCSSVCGSDAERRQSSSLDKDRKEEEEEQEQEQEQEQEQEQEQEQEQEQEEEEEQPGREITCPEIPDFLLCEEAKDDSEFSVKDGKRKTRKQRRKHRRKQQAPADMAAEPELVKYWAQRYRLFSRFDEGIKLDREGWFSVTPERIAEHIALRVQQSFCDSQLVIDAFCGVGGNAIQFALTGKRVLAVDIDPVRLNLARHNAAVYGVDHLIDFLQGDFLQLAPRLRGDVVFLSPPWGGPDYLTADVFDIRTMMEPDGFQIFRLAKLISHNIVYFLPRNADMDQIASLAGAGGKVEVEQNLLNNKLKTVTAYFGSLIGSDSQ